In the genome of Helicovermis profundi, the window AGCTTTATCCATATCGTACATTCTAGCGTCAATCATATCAATATAGTGTAATAGTTCACCTTCAGGTATAAGCGGTTTTTTAGGACTTCCAAACTCTGGTTCATAGTGATGAGACAAAATCATATGCTGAATTAACGAAGAAATTTCTTCATCAACATTTAATTTTTTTGCAGCCTCATCTACTTTTTTTATACCCATAATCAGATGTCCAAGTAATTGTCCATTAAATGAATAACTCGAAACAATACCCATTTCATCCGAAATCATCTCATTTATTTTCTCCATATCATGTAAAATTATCCCTGCATAAAGTAAATCGCTATCAATATTAGGATAAACCTTAACTAAACCTTTACCTACTTTAAGCATTCTTAAAATATGATAAAGTAAACCAGCTCTAATACTATGGTGATTACTTTTAGCCGCAGGATAATACATTAACTTTTCCTTATTTTCAGTTAAAAAATATTGAACTAATTTTTTTACATCATTATTTTCCATAAGGTCTGTAAGCTCAAAAATCTCCTTATACATAAGGCTAGGCTCAATTGGAGCTGAAGGAACTAACTCGTTTATATCCACATTGTCTGCATCATTTTTAAGCCTTATTTTTGAAATTTTTAACTGCTTATTATTTTGCCATAAAGTTACTACACCTTTAACTTTAACTATGGCGCCAGTTTTATAAAGATCTATCATTTCGTCTTTTATATCCCAAACTTTAGAATTCATTTGTCCAGTTTTATCCGATAATGTCATATCAAAATACTTTTTATTATTTGATGAAGTCTTTAAATTTAAATCTTTGATTATAAAAAAAGATTGAATATCATCTCCAACTTCGAATTCTATTATATTTTTCATTCACGACTCCTTTTACTAAACTCACTAATACCATCCTCTATAATAATAACACTTAGTTTTAAAATCT includes:
- a CDS encoding 3'-5' exoribonuclease YhaM family protein, producing MKNIIEFEVGDDIQSFFIIKDLNLKTSSNNKKYFDMTLSDKTGQMNSKVWDIKDEMIDLYKTGAIVKVKGVVTLWQNNKQLKISKIRLKNDADNVDINELVPSAPIEPSLMYKEIFELTDLMENNDVKKLVQYFLTENKEKLMYYPAAKSNHHSIRAGLLYHILRMLKVGKGLVKVYPNIDSDLLYAGIILHDMEKINEMISDEMGIVSSYSFNGQLLGHLIMGIKKVDEAAKKLNVDEEISSLIQHMILSHHYEPEFGSPKKPLIPEGELLHYIDMIDARMYDMDKALSSVDTGEFTDGVYVLDRRRLYKSKFNK